From Periophthalmus magnuspinnatus isolate fPerMag1 chromosome 1, fPerMag1.2.pri, whole genome shotgun sequence:
TGTGATCCACTGGACCAAAGACCCTGATGACAAAAATACTCCAGTTCATATTTATTATCATGGTCAGATGCAGCACCAGCACCAGATCTTTAAAGGCCGGACCTCTCTGTTTGAGGAGGAGCTGTCCACAGGAAACGCATCACTGCTGCTCTcaggggtcaaagttcaagaTGAAGGAAGATACAAGTGTTTCTCCAACACAGTGACCACAGACAACAAGGAGATTTATGTGACTCTGAGAGTGGAAGGTGAGACCAGTGTAACTGCTTCATGTTTCTCCTGCTCTCagctcaggactaaaccagtgtcctcctccctctctcctccctctctcctctctctctcctctctcctctcctccctctctcctccctctctccctgtagcTCCAGTCTTGCAGGTGTCTCTGCAGCAGCAGGGGCAGCAGCTCGTCTGTAGATCTGAGGGAGTCTACCCCAAACCCTCAGTGTCCTGgagccctccctcctctgcagctGTTACCACGGTTACCTCCTCCGAGAGCGGAGTGTGGTCTGTGcacagctctgtgtctctgcctcACAGCCCTCCACATCAATACAGCTGTAATGTCAGCAACAGCAGGAGCAGCTGGAGGAGCGCCACCTACAGGAGGAACAGTGAGTAATGCACCAGAGCTCTGACACTTGTTTCCATGTTTGCTTTATTtgctcttttttgttttgtttttttagtcaaCATCAGTGTTTCTGAAGTGATTATGGTCCATTGCACTAAACCCACTGCTCCAGTGAAGAGTCTCATTTGGAGGTTCAAACAGACTCAGATCATTCTGAGCCGGTCTGGACCAGAGCCGGTCTACACTGAGTCCTGGACACAGTTTGTTGATGGAGTCACAGAGTCCAACAGTCTGGTCCTGAAGAGTCTGACCAAAGACCAGCTGGGCCTGTTCTCCTGTGAGCTCTCCACTGAACAGGAGCAGTTTATTATCCACACTGAAGTTACTGACACAGACGAGTTAATCCACAATGAAAAAGAGGCAGAAGGTACGTGTGAGCAGTGACTCCTGGTGTTATCTGAACACAGGGATTTCAAACACTGTTCTATTTCTGCAGGAGAACACTCAGGTTGGCTGATACTTATAGCTGCTGTATATGGAGTCCTGTTAGTTCTGATGTTCACCTTTGTCCTCTACCATCAACATCGCCAAGTGAGTAAGATCTAGTGTCAGATACAGTCTGTTTGTCTTTTTCCTGTCAGGACCTGAACAGCTGAACCCTGACACTCTCTGTGAAAAACATCTGGAGCCCTCCTCACAGAAAGTCTTTGTTCAAGTTTGTGAACGACCAATCACAGCCGTTCATCTGCAACATGTGACCTACTGTATTAGGGCTGggttaaaatgttttacaaaatgtgtatttttatgctaAACAACAAGATTAgaattttattttcacaatgTTCTTGatatcacacacaacacaattcacttctgaataagtcactttttcATCTGGGCAGATTCAATCATTtagttgagtttgtttagtttatgttCCAGGACCATGTGCAGGAGCATTAATCAAAGAAACATTGAAGAGATGCTTTGGACCAGACTATAGCTCTTGGAGctcatttccatctgcagtccctgagacacaaaacagagaaaacacaaacagcttAAAACAAGGCAATCTATATATACAAATAGTACATTTATGTCATAGAAAATACTATAATGACATTAAAGAGCTCGATCTCCTTCTCGCCCTcctcctacacacacacacagttcaccgtacacactcacacagttcactgtacacactcacacagttcactgtacacacacacacagttcactgtacacacacacacacagttcactgtacacacacacacagttcactgtacacactcacacagttcactgtacacacacagttcactgtacacacacacagttcactgtacacacacacacacacacagttcactgtacacacacacacagttcactgtacacacacacacagttcactgtacacactcacacagttcactgtacacacacacacacacagttcactgtacacacacacacagttcactgtacacacacacagttcactgtacacacacacagttcactgtacacacacacacacacagttcactgtacacacacacacagttcactgtacacacacacagttcactgtacacacacacagttcactgtacacacacacacacacagttcactgtacacacacacacacacacagttcactgtacacacacacacagttcactgtacacacacacagttcactgtacacacacacacacacagttcactgtacacacacacagttcactgtacacacacacacacacagttcactgtacacacacacacagttcactgtacacacacacagttcactgtacacacacacacacacagttcactgtacacacacacagttcactgtacacacacacacacacagttcaccgtacacacacacagttcactgtacacacacacacacacagttcactgtacacacacacagttcactgtacacacacacacacacagttcactgtacacacacacacagttcactgtacacacacacagttcactgtacacacacacacacacagttcactgtacacactcacacagttcactgtacacacacacacagttcactgtacacacacacacacagttcaccgtacacactcacacagttcactgtacacacacacacagttcactgtacacactcacacagttcACTGTACACGCTCACACAGTTCAGACTCTTGAATGGTCCATTGTTTTGGACCGAGTCTTGGCCAATAGTCCAAGTGCAGTTTTGATCATTTGTGAATCTAAATCATAATCACAGTTTATAAAATCAGTTTAATTGGCAGCATGGCAGTAATGTGTCTGTGAGTGTCAAAGAATCAACCAGTGTAATGTAAGTGAAGCATCAAACTGACTGAGACTTGTTCTTTTTACAGAGAGAACCAGCCTCCAAAAGGCAAGTATTTATATCTTTATATTCATAGAGATTGGACATTACATTACCTTTTAGATCTGATACTacaaactttaaaatacaaaaacacagtcTCAAAGTTAAATCTCTTctctacagaaaaaaaagaaatttgcTGAAGACTGAGCAGCAGCATCACCAGGATGTGCcacaggaggagatggagatgaaggaggaggaggagaaggagccaTTAAACTGATAATAATTAACTTCTGTCAACTAGACCAaagtttttagagtgaagacgttttgctgctcgtccaagacatttcttcagctctggtcagattactgctggacacaaacacagatattTGTTCACAGTTTCTTTTTGTTAATCAGGTCACTTGACGTTCActcatttaattgtattttacacagaggTTCAGGTCCTAATGGAGCTCATCCTCACGTTGACGTGTGGCTGAGGTTTCACCAGGTCACACACGCAAACACCGACGTGTGCAGTGTGTTTGGGCCGAATGAATCAAGAGTCTGTACATTTTATAGGTTTTTCTGGTGGCAGTTCAGTCACAGTCAGTTGAACGTATTAAATCTATagataaatacattatatactATTATATACatctaaatatatttaatgaaaaagtaagaacaaacatttattcatttatcacgttttgttcttcttttatagtaaaagccaaaagtaaaatctgtcaactggacaaaaagttgtaggaccCACTACAACTGTGAAAAAACTGCAGTCGCTGACAGTAACATATAGGCCTAACCGGGCTGGTATTATCTTCTAAAATCCTGGGTAAAATTGTCTGAAACTTGTTGAGAACATGGGCccgtgtgtgtggagtttttaaTTTACAATAAGGTctagtatttttatattaagaTGCTTTACAGTCGAGCCCAGACGAGtcctgagctctgactatttggAACGATTCTACGTTTCAGAAGAAGAGAAAACTTTAGTATTTGAAGACGACTCTAACCTCTAAATCTAACCCCCAACTCCCCCTTAGCTCTACAACACCTTGGCCTACAGTTACACTCACCTCCGACCATTACACCATTCAAGACTAACCTACTCTCAAATGCTGTGAAGTCAAAGTACAAAGTATCTcaggtaaagtacagatacctgaaatgtatacttaagtacagtactttacgaCTAGACACATAAAGTAGCACATAATGACTTTATTGTAAACATCTGAtggactgaaatataaaaagcGCACGTGAAAAGAGACATGGGGGGACATTATTGCATCTTTTGGGGGAATAAGGCCATACTAAGGTTAAATCTAAGACAAATGTACACAAGTATGAGCACACAACATAAGACAATATGCATAAGTAGGATATTGCTTTGACAATACTGTAATGTAAAGCATGCAGCTGTAACATGGTAAACCTGTAACATCTCTGCACTGATGCACTGGAGTTTATAGAGCCCATACTGGTCAGTCAAGTGTCAGACGCTGTTATGTCATGGACTTTACACATATAAAGTCTCTGTAGTGTCAAAAATGTGCCCCATTTTACTTCCACTGACACCTGCTGGGCCATGTGttctttacatgtttttgaacaatataaactcagtcaaaagtttggacacgccctctcattcagtgtttttctttatttgttcgactgtgtactgtgtgactgtgtcctgaagatgtgagacaggcctctactttgacaatgtttaaatccagactcaaaacagttctgtttagctgtgcatatgactgacaggtttttattctgcactcttctcttttaatgttgattttatgatgattatttgtgattatttatgtttgatttgtgtgattttaatgtctttcttattctgtaaagcactttgaattaccttgtgtacgaattgtgctatacaaataaacttgccttgccttgccttgctttacatttatatacacacaagacatcaaatatatgaagtaagaaatatggaattatggagaaaaaagtgaaataactctacattaaaatcctcaaagtagccactctttgctttgtcacaaaataaatgtagttttatgtagaaaagaaataatattaaataattccatatatcttgatatatttgatatgttgtgtgtttatataaaatgtagaaagtcatAAGTGTCacatgaaccaggactaaaccaggactaaaccaggactaaaccaggactaaaccaggactaaaccgggactaaaccagggactaaaccgggactaaaccagggactaaaccgggactaaaccgggactaaaccgggactaaaccgggactaaaccgggactaaaccgggactaaaccgggactaaacaggtgtgaactgtgcctgagtcatacttagtgtaatcattcaagcccctaatgagtgccCTGCCTTTTCCTACTTTTACTTTCCTcgtaaaagtaaagaaaaacaaaacagtgaatgaGAGAGTATGTCCAgccttttgactggtagtgcatGTCACTTTGGATATTTTGTACTATAAGGGCAGTAGTAAAGTATTTTGTACTTGatactatatatttataataacaaATTACTGAGGGCACTAGTGAAATCAACCACAGAACTCCTCTCATAATcctaaaaatggtttaaatgaATGGAGCCCATCTCACCTGCAACAGTTgatgtttttataaatataaatatgcttATCTTTACTTACAAACTGTTGAAGATAAACATTGTGAGCTActtgaatacaaaattaaatctgcTCAGTTTCTTTCCCGTTTGGTTTATCCATTCGAGGAGACGTTATGAATGAAACTATATGCAAATTAGAAAAGACATTTGGAATGGAAGAACTAAAACTGCAAAATCTCTGcattttaaactcatttttAGAGTGGCTGTTATTGTGAATGAGTCTAGGTGGTACCAGGAGGATCACCGCTGTTTGAGGAGGACTCTGTAAACGGCGAAGCCCAGAACAGCAAACGCCGTGGCCCCAGCGCCCGCTTTGAGCCAGAAGGtggagctcttgaggtcagcTTGGCTAACATGTCTGTGGAAAAGGAAAGAATAACAAATACTCATTTATAACCACAACCTTAATTCATGCAAAACTTGTATCTGTAAAACATATAGAGAAACTCGTCTGAAAACtcatctcttctccctggcatttaatactagttaCACAGGAtctcttggtgttttattcttcttcttgtttgtttttgttgacttttatgtgaagcactttggtcagctcaagatgttttaaatgtgctatagaaataaacttgaactgaactgaatcttTGTGAATGAACAAAATCGTTTCACTGATGATTCTGTCGGTTTGTGGCTTTGTTATGTCGTTTAAAAATGATCCTTTTGTCCAGCAAGTATCTGGAAGTTcccatttgtttgtttctgctctatattgttactgttgattgtttttattgtttatagtGAAATTTCAAAGTCAAAGAGAGTGAAATTTCAAAGTCAAAGAAAATCCACCAGGaatcaaccatagactgtgtaaagaagtgactgagtgagtgtgacgtcacccacagcgttcagctccagtcaaatgaagctcatcgtggcTGGAGCAGTTaaagcggcgaatttggagtcgagtcctatgtttggaattctgaccgtgagtatcatagcaaccaaagagccaatcaggagcgaggctgttgaaggtaatgcctgttcccgcccacaccactggtttagcagggagcaggcacttagcaacactgtcaattaaacctgttgctaacgctagcgggagtgacttcggggaaagaaggcgcctgatttgtctgtttttaatgttcatatcttgatttacaaacacaatagtgaaataaaaaccccaggatcgtgtagagtgGGTTAGTGCTGCTCATACTGATACATAAGgctagagcgccctcgtgtggttgTGAGTGTGACattaatgaaaatgtaaaattatatattttaataatttcacatataagtctcaCCCTCAGACAAACTACGATAAAAAATTGTGACTTATAGTCTGTAAAATGTGATATACAGGTAATATATAAATGTTGTCTTTTTAATGCTCATTTCCTGTgatgttttatatttctgtttcCAGGTGAACTCATTGGATTGCAGTACCTGTTGAGGCAGAATGAGCCCCTTCTGGATATGTCGCCAGATTCTGAGGAGGAAAGAGCTGCTGGAACATTTAGAGGAGCAGCACCAtcagagacagatgagaggttTGAGGAAAATGACAGCAGTAATGTCTCTTATGATTTACTTATAGATACATCTGATATTACAGTGTTTACTCCACCTGCATTTGCTCTTCATCCATCTGAGCCAGAGGGTCAATCATCTGCACCTGCTCCTCACTccactcacctgtctcctcctctgtccactcacctgtctgctcctgtccactcacctgtctgctcctctgtccactcacctgtctgctcctcactccaCTCACCTGTCCGCTCCTCAGTCCACTCACCTGTCCGCTCCTCTGTCCACTCACCTGTCCGCTCCTCACTCCACTCACCTGTCCGCTCCTCACTccactcacctgtctgctcctcactccaCTCACCTGTCCGCTCCTCTGTccactcacctgtctgctcctctgtctgctcctcagtccactcacctgtctgctcctctgtccactcacctgtctgctcctctgtccactcacctgtctgctcctctgtctgctcctcagtccactcacctgtctgctcctctgtccactcacctgtctgctcctctgtctgctcctcagtccactcacctgtctgctcctctgtccactcacctgtctgctcctctgtctgctcctctgtccactcacctgtctgctcctctgtccactcacctgtctgctcctgtccactcacctgtctgctcctctgtccactcacctgtctgctcctcactccaCTCACCTGTCCGCTCCTCAGTCCACTCACCTGTCCGCTCCTCTGTCCACTCACCTGTCCGCTCCTCACTCCACTCACCTGTCCGCTCCTCACTccactcacctgtctgctcctcactccaCTCACCTGTCCGCTCCTCTGTccactcacctgtctgctcctctgtctgctcctcagtccactcacctgtctgctcctctgtccactcacctgtctgctcctctgtccactcacctgtctgctcctctgtctgctcctcagtccactcacctgtctgctcctctgtccactcacctgtctgctcctctgtctgctcctctgtccactcacctgtctgctcctctgtccactcacctgtctgctcctctgtccactcACTACAATTAGTTACTGTAAATCAAACCACCTTAATACAGAGGCATAATAAAAGGTTTAAGGCTCCAGATGTTGTCATTCTGCTGCGAGGGTTGGCATTACCTGATGAACGGCCCTTTGCCAGTGGACCACTGCTCCCCATCAACACAAAGTCCACTGAagtcactccacacacacatgaacacaacatgaCACCTGACACAACTGCTCCATGTCAGGGACAGAGCACAGACCCATTCAGCCAAAACCACCAACATCTCAGACAGTTTTTTATGTCACTAATGTCCCCTCAGACCACAGCACCAGGAACATGATGCCACTGTTACCACTGGACCagactctctccatctccacacCACAGTCTGAGAACACTCCTACTGATCCTGCCCAAACACaaaccacaacaacacaaatacacaaggACAGTCACTCAAATCTTCCTCATCTTTTACAGACAAGTGTTCTCCAGGtttggctcagttggtagagcgtttgtccactgatctgaaggttggtggtttgattccagctcccacagatgaggaGCAGATAGAGGCGACACATGAGGCTGGTCGTCAATGGACAccgctaaaaacaaacaaaaatcataatGAAAGTGTGTAAATCATAAATCTACACATTCATCCCTTGTATCGTTTCACAGTGTTTGATCTTAGACTCTCTAATCTAATCCATATTAATACAAACACAAGTATGTGATATATGCAGTGCTGCCCCCTTGTGTTGGACTCCAGGACTAACTGATTCATTCAAGTGTCACTAAACCATCTCTAAAAATATGAATCCACTGTCTAAACTTAACCAGACACAGGTCCTGATTCGAGGTTCACACAAACAATGGACAAAACCCCCTGTGATTCTGGAGTCCATTAGTCTCTAAAATGTTATTTATGAGGCTCGTGAAAAGAACAACACATCAGATATTATTCAGTCTGTAGATGAAGCTGCAAATAGATTCTTGGGGCCCAAAAAGTTCCATTCACTGTTTCAGTTCATGAGGCTAATTCAAgtgaagacacacacacacacacacacccacacacacccacacacacacccccacacacacccctacacacacacccacacacttacacacttacacactgcCCTGGTTCTGCACTAAACGGCCTGTGACTGAACTGGTTGAAgaagttttgtatttgtattttgtgtgttgtttttttatgatacACCTTTGCCACAAGTGCGACGACATCACTCCACGTCACATGCTCTCGTGTAGATACGTTACAGTcttcaactttttatttatttattctttatttcagaCACAAATATTATTCGGtccatatttattttcttaaaaatatGTGTCTGAAGTTGGATTTATTGCTCCtgatattttttcctgtattttcccGGCGTCTTTCAGAAGGTAAGTTCCACCTAAATGACATAAAAGTCTCATAATGGAGGTCCTACAGTGTTTACAGTGGAGCTGGAGACATCAGAGCAACTGGAAGGTTCAGTTCATTTGTGACTTTGCTGTAGTTTAACAGAGTGAGCacattttcaaaatgaaaaactctCAGATATGTAAAACTCGgtcgtgctttttttttttccttaagcTCATTTCCAAAGCGGGTTTCTGTGTTTTAGCCAAAcaaattactttatattttcCTCTTTACTGTTGGATCAGATTGGTTAAAAATAGGGACATCTGGGACATGTgtgaaactgggacaaatcaatagTTTTgtgataaatctgctgggacagaggacacaggactcAAAACTGAGGCAAAAGACACGTCTGGTGTGcatgaggaagtgtgtgtgaagAAATGAGCTCTTCTTGTTTTAGAGACAATAGTGTGTCACTGTAGTCTCGGGTTTATTATTAATGTGATAGAgcacaactttttttcttttttttaatatactttttcggctaaaaatactttttaaaggACATATATCGAattctgaaaggtttttattctgcactcttctgttttaatggtaattttatgacgattatttgtgattatttatgttatgatttgtgtgattttaatgtctttcttattctgtaaaacactttgaattaccttgtgtacgaattgttctgtacaaataaacttcccttgtCTTCTGAAACAggcataaatataaaacatcactTTCAGTTTCACTTTGTCCATTTAGTGACACATTACAGATTCTACTCAGGCTTCAAACACTCGTTTGATCTAAACATATTCACTTCTCTTTagtgtaaaaaaagaaaagtcaaacACAAGTTGGCAGAATAATAACGTCAAGGACAAACTACTGGATGAAGCAGAGTCACTGCTTCATCCAatagtttgaaatgtggatcCAGATTGTGAGCATAAAACTCTGCATCACTGCAGTGAGAAAAACAACACGAGCGAGTGAAGTGACCCACTGCAAATACCATGGAATATAAAACTTATGAATCTGGAGACAGACTTTTTGAACACTGCACCTGCTGCGTTAGCttggaaggaaggaaggaagaaggaagTAGCAGGAACAAGCAAAGACATCATCTGCACTCTTCAGGAGCAGGAACTAAGTCTAGTGATGTAACCACACTGAAAAGAGGCCCACGTGATACAGAATCCAGGGTTTGAGCTCCACTCACCCAGTTTAACCACCTGTCACTTCATAGTAGACCctctgaccaagactagctccaGATccatctggagatgggtccctctgcttctgacagtttaacccagagacactgaggatgggtcaaatgcagaggacatttgCTTAGCCTCACTGGGGTTTATGAGTGTGTGTAAGTCTCTCTGAGCTGGTTCACTGCTGACAGGACTCTGAACGTCTCATGTCTTCTCCCTCAGATACAGAAGTGTCCTGTGTTCTTCTGGAGAGCTGTGTTCTGCCCTGCAGCTTTGACCCTGGACCAGACCCTGTGATCCACTGGGCCAAAGACCCTGATGATGACAAAGATACTCCAGTTCATATTTATTATCATGGTCAGACGCAGCATCAGCACCAGCACCAGATCTTTAAAGGCCGGACCTCTCTGTTTGAGGAGGAGCTGTCCACAGGAAACGCATCACTGCTGCTCTcaggggtcaaagttcaagaTGAAGGAAGATACAAGTGTTACACCAGAACATTTGGCTCCACACACGGCAGAGAAATGTATGTGACTCTGAGAGTGGAAGGTGAGACCAGTGTAACTGCTTCATGTTTCTCCTGCTCTCagctcaggactaaaccagtgtcctcctccctctgtcctccctctgtcctctcctccctctctccctgtagcTCCAGTCTTGCAGGTGTCTCTGCAGCAGCAGGGGCAGCAGCTCGTCTGTAGATCTGAGGGAGTCTACCCCAAACCCTCAGTGTCCTGgagccctccctcctctgcagctGTTACCACGGTTACCTCCTCCGAGAGCGGAGTGTGGTCTGTGcacagctctgtgtctctgcctcACAGCCCTCCACATCAATACAGCTGTAATGTCAGCAACAGCAGGAGCAGCTGGAGGAGCGCCACCTACAGGAGGAACAGGAGTGAGTAATGCACCAGAGCTCTGACACTTATTTCC
This genomic window contains:
- the LOC129456701 gene encoding V-set domain-containing T-cell activation inhibitor 1-like, which codes for MCLRLDLLLLIFFPVFSQSLSEDTEVSCVLLESCVLPCSFDPGPDPVIHWTKDPDDKNTPVHIYYHGQMQHQHQIFKGRTSLFEEELSTGNASLLLSGVKVQDEGRYKCFSNTVTTDNKEIYVTLRVEAPVLQVSLQQQGQQLVCRSEGVYPKPSVSWSPPSSAAVTTVTSSESGVWSVHSSVSLPHSPPHQYSCNVSNSRSSWRSATYRRNINISVSEVIMVHCTKPTAPVKSLIWRFKQTQIILSRSGPEPVYTESWTQFVDGVTESNSLVLKSLTKDQLGLFSCELSTEQEQFIIHTEVTDTDELIHNEKEAEGEHSGWLILIAAVYGVLLVLMFTFVLYHQHRQREPASKRKKRNLLKTEQQHHQDVPQEEMEMKEEEEKEPLN
- the LOC129456705 gene encoding V-set domain-containing T-cell activation inhibitor 1-like, with product MCLKLDLLLLIFFPVFSRRLSEDTEVSCVLLESCVLPCSFDPGPDPVIHWAKDPDDDKDTPVHIYYHGQTQHQHQHQIFKGRTSLFEEELSTGNASLLLSGVKVQDEGRYKCYTRTFGSTHGREMYVTLRVEAPVLQVSLQQQGQQLVCRSEGVYPKPSVSWSPPSSAAVTTVTSSESGVWSVHSSVSLPHSPPHQYSCNVSNSRSSWRSATYRRNRNKIYFYEVIAVPCTKPSAPVKSLIWRFKQTQIILSRSGPEPVYTESWTQFVDGVTESNSLVLKGLTKDQLGLFSCELSTEQEQFIIHTEVTDADEHSGLLIVAAAVIGVLLVLTFTFVVFYCGFFQDLNS